CCATCATGCTCAACTGCCACTCGTTTGCCCTCGCCCTCTTCGGTCCTGTCATGGCAGGAGGCACGGAAGGTGGAGCCCGCCAGGAAGGGACGCTGAACGTAAACGGCGCACAAATTCATTACGTCAGCCAGGGACGGAAAACTCCCCTGCTGCTGCACGGCTATCCTCTCAGCGGTGAGCCGTTTGTCCTCGACTGGGCGCGCAGCAACGACCTCCACTGAACACGCACGCTGATCTTTACTTCTTTGAATCGGACATGTCTTCAACCTCACTACGATCAGGCTGGGAAAAGCGGAGCGACGCGGACATTCTGTGCGCCGTCGCTCTGCATGATGAGCAGGCCCTGCGAGAACTGCACCGCCGTCACGCGGGTTGCCTGCTCGCCCTCGCGCGCCACCAGCGGCTCGCGCGGCCGCTGCAGGCCGTCGAGGACGTCTTCGTGTTGATTCAGGAGTGCGCGTCATGCCACAAGAAATCGTCTCTCGACGCCCACAGCTGGCTGATCGGCCTGGCCGCACGTTACTTCTGCACTTGCCTCAAGGAAGGCGAGTGTGCCTGAACAATGTGGCATCGGGCTGGACCGCGCGATAATGCGGTCGGCGTGGACGCCCAGCATGCCCACGGCGGCCCCACCGCGCCTCAGACGCGAGAAGAGCGTGAGTAGTTCGAGCAGGAAGTGCAGCAGGTGGCCCCACAAGGAACCGTCTGAAATGCCGGGAACGCGCCCAGCCTGGCGCTGGAGTGGGCAGTGAAGTCGCTGTCCAAAGCTGCCGCGCTGCCGATCGCCGGTGTCTACCCGCAGACCATGCAGAGCTTTCCGATCGGCCGGGCGATGAACAAGAACCTCACGGTGCAGATGGGCAACTGCAATCACCGCAAGTACATTCCGATGCTGCCCGACCTCATTCAGCAGCTTACCCTCGATCCCACCAAGCCGCTCTCGCACGTCGAGCAAAAGAGTCACGCCCTCGCGGCCTACAAAGCCTTCGATGAGCGGCAGAGCGGCGGGCTGAAAGTCGGACCCGTTCCGGGCCTGTGAGCACTGCCGGTCTGCTGGGCAAGCTGCTGCACTCACTGGACGCCAGAGTGCCCGAAGACCCGCTTGTTACGCAGGCTCGCCGGGTCACCGGGCAACTCCGCCGGGTGGAGGTGAGCTGGGCGCCACGGGCACTCTGGTGGCAGCACGAATTTCACGCCGTATCAGAGCTCGAGGCATTGCTGGAGGTGCCATTCGGGTGGCTCACCCGGCGCCCGGCCATGCTGCGGGCTTTTACGCGCGCGCACGCCCTGCTTTGGAAAACGGAAGTGGCGCTGCACGAAGCCGGGCACGGCGCGGCCGGTTTGCTCGCCGGTTTCGAGCCGGCTTTGTCATGGACGACTGCCAGGCGCAGTTATCCGGGCGGCGTAGCACGGCCCACCCGGCATCCGGGACCCAGTGCCACGCTGCGCTGGACCTGGAAGGGTCAGGAACGGCGCGTCGTGGTGAACGGCGGTGAGCTGGGTCTGGACCTTCCAGAGCGACTGGTGGCCTTCGGCCTGGCGCCGCGCCTGCTGGCCTTGCCAGGCGGCACGCCACTTTCACTCAGCGCGCACGATGAGCGGCAAGTCGAGCAGTATCTGCGCAGTGCAGCCAGAGGAGAAAGCCCGGAAGCAGTGGTAAGCCGGATTGAGGGCCGACTTCGGGAACACCCGGACTTCAAATCCGGCGCGCACGCGCTCGCGCGGGCCTTGATCGAGTCGTGGCCCAACGGGTTGAGCGCCACGGAGACCCGGGCAGTGTTCACTGCGGCGTGTGAAGAACGGCGCGGTCACTCTGCCTGACAGTGGATTCCTGTCGGGCAACTGAAGGGAGCGTGACACCTCTCGACAGGAGGCACAGCTCAACAGGAGGCACAGGGCCCGACGACAGCGGACCCGGCGCCGGTGCAGGTGCCGCCAGGCGGCCAGGGCAGGTTAGAATGCTCCTGAGCCGTTTTACGGCAAGGTCACCTGACAACGCACTCGATTCCAGGAGGACAACATGGCAGTTTCACTGAAAAAAGGCGGGAACGTCAGTCTCACCAAAGAAGCCCCCACCATGAAGAGGCTCACCCTCGGGCTCGGCTGGGACCCACGCAAGACCGACGGTCAGAAGTTCGACCTCGACGCGATGGTGTTTCTGCTCGGCGCCAACGGGCAGGTGCGCTCGGATGCCGACTTCATCTTCTTCAACAACACCCAGAGCACTGACGGCAGCGTCGTTCACGCGGGCGACAACCGCTCCGGCGAAGGAGAGGGTGACGACGAAACCATCGAAATCAACCTCGAAAAAGTTCCGTCGGACGTCGACAAGATCGTGGCAAGTGTGGTGATTTACGAAGGCCAGGCGAACAACCAGAACTTCGGCATGGTCGACAAGGCCTACATCCGCGTGGTGAATGCCGACGGCGGCACGGAAGTCGCCCGCTATGACCTGACCGAGGACGGCGGCACCGTCACCGCCATGATCTTCGGTGAGCTGTACCGCCACAATGGCGAGTGGAAGTTCAAGGCGCGCGGCGAAGGATACGACGCAGGCTTTCAGGCGCTGGTAAAGAGTTACGGCGTCAACGTCTGATCGGGCGGCCACATCAGGGGAGGAGCGCAAGTTCCTCCCTTTTTCGCAGCCCGCACTGTCGCACTCCGCGGACCTGATGGCGCGTGATCGCGCCCGCCCTTCTCGTTATTGACAGGTGACTTGATGACCCAGCTGCAACGCGGTCAGCGTGTGCCCCTCAGTGCGCTGATCACCTCCTCCACCTTCGAGTTGCGCGCGAGCATCACCGGCGACGCGCACGAGTACGACGTCGCCTGCTTCCTGCTCGACGAGCACGACAAGGTTCCCGGCGACGAACACATCGTGTTTTACAACCAGGACGCCAGCCCGGACGGCTCGGTGCGTTACGCGAACTTTCAGGGTGAGACGCGCTTCACGGTCGACCTGAAACGGGTGAACCACCGCGTGCACAAAATGGTTCTGACGGTCACGCCGGACGGTGGAGAACTGCGCGGTGTCCGACGGGGTGAAGTCAGCATCCTGCAGGGCAGCGAGGCGCGCGCTTCGTACACGTTCAGCGGAACTGACTTTCCGACGGAACGCGCGATCATGGTGCTGGAGCTGTACAAACGCAACGGCGAGTGGCGCGCCGCGGCGGTCGGGCAGGGTTTCAGCGGCGGGCTCGCGGCGCTCGTCGCGCACTTCGGCAGCAGCGTCAGCGCTCCGCCGACACCGCCTGTTCCTTCAGCGAACCCGCCCATGGTCGACGTGAACCGTCCCGCGTCTGCCCAGAAAAACAACCCCGCCGGAAGCATCGACACGCGCAGACCGGAGCGCCCCCCCTCGTCGGGGCCACCCGTGTCGCTCACCAAGGTCACCCTGCACAAGCAGGGTGACAGCGCACGCATCAGCCTCAGCAAGGGCCAGCAGGTGGTACACGTCAACCTCAACTGGACGCAGCAGGCCGCGCGCGGCGGCTTTTTCGGCCGCGCCTCAGGCAGCGCGGACCTCGACCTCGGCTGCATGTTCGAGATGGAGGACGGCAGCAGCGGCGTGATGCAGGCCCTGGGGCGCAACCTGGGGTGCAGCGGCACCTTTCCTTACATCTACATCGACCAGGACGACCGCAGTGGCGTCAGTGCGAACGGCGAGAATCTCTACGTCGAAAAACCGGACCTGATTCGCCGGGTGCTGATCTTTGCCTTCATCTACGAAGGCACCAGCAACTTCCGCGACGTGAACGCGCACATGACCCTGAAGGACACCGCCGGGAACGAAGTGAAGCTGAACCTCGACAATCCGTCGAGCAGCGCCACCTTCTGCGCGGTGGCACTGCTCGAAAAACAGGGCAACCAGCTCATGGTGCGCAAGGAAGAGCGCTACTTCGCGGGCCACAAGCAGTGCGACGAGCACTACGTCTTCGGCTTTCAGTGGACGCGGGGCAGCAAATAAGCATCTGGCCGCCCGCTGCCGCGAGCGGTTTCTCATCGGGAGGATCATGCTGTGACAACTCCAGTGCAACTTTCACGCGGCGAAAAGCGCAAACTGACCGACCTCGGGGCCAGCCAGACCCTGAGTGTCACCTTCGACGCCGGACTCCCGGGCGCGGATGTCAGCGTCTTTGGCCTCGACGGCGACCGGAAGCTCCGAAACGACACGTACTTCGTGTTCTACAACCAGCCGCGCAGTCCGCACGGCGAAATTACCACCGACGCCCAGCCCAGCAGTGCGCACGCCTCCTTCACGCTGGACCTCGCGCAGCTTCCCCCGACGGTCACACGTCTGATGTTCGTCGCCACGCACGACGACACCCCCTTTTCCAGGGCGGGCACTGGCACCTGGTCACTTCGCTCGAATGGCCAGGAACTCGCGCGGTACGCTTACCAGGGCGCGGACTTTCAGGCGGAGAAAGCCGTGATGGTCGCCGAGGTGTATCAGCACGCCGGCGAGTGGCGTGTCGCGGCGGTCGGGCAGGGTTTCAACGGTGGTCTGGACGCGCTGCTCGTCTCGTTCGGCGGTGAGGTGGCCGCCGACGCGCCCGCGCCGCCCACGCCCGCGCCTGCACCGACGGCGCCCGTCGACCTCAAGAAGCAGGCCCGGGTAAGGCTCGACAAGGAAATTCAGCACAGTGCGCCGCAGCTGGTGAGTCTTGTCAAGCAGGCGCAGGTGAGCTTGCAGAAGAAAGGGCTCGACGAGCACACCGCCCGCATGGCCCTGGTGCTGGACATCAGCGGCAGTATGCAGGGCCTGTACGCCAACGGCACCGTGCAGCGTGTGGTCGAAAAAGCCCTCGCGCTTGGCAGCCGCTTTGACGATGACGGCCGCATCGACGTCTTTCTGTTCGGCGTGAACGCGCAGTACGCCGGTGAAGTGAGCGTGCGTGACGTCACCGGCTACGTGAATCGCCTGATGCGTACCACCCGTCTGGAAGGCGGGACCCAGTACGGCAAGGCGATGCAGCTGCTGCGCCGGCATTACTTCGGTGACGCCGTGAAGCGCAAGCAGCCCTTCGAGCAAAGCCTGCCGGTGTACGTGATGTTCGTGACGGACGGCGAGACCCAAGGTCAGGACGTGGCCGTGCAGCAACTGATGGACGGCAGCTACGAACCGCTGTTCTACAAGTTCCTCGGGGTGGGCCACGAGCGCTTTCAGTTTCTGCAGCGCCTCGACGACCTGCGGGGCCGCCTGATCGACAACGCCGACTTCGTTGCGGTCAACGATATCGACCGCGTTGGCGACGCCGAACTGTACGACCGTCTCGTGCAGGAATACCCGGAGTTTCTGCGCAGCGCCAAGGCGCACCGCATGCTGCCTCAGGGGCTGCGCTGAGCGCCCCCGCTGAGTGACAAACCGACGGCCGGTTTCAACCGGCCGTCAGCAGCCGGACCACCACCAGCAAAACGATTCCCAGGTACACCACCCGCACGAACGTGCTGCCCCGCAAGATGGCCATGCGGGCGCCCAGGGCGGCGCCGAGGGCGTTGGCAATTCCCATGGGCAAACCGATCCACCACACCATCGCTCCGGACAGCAGGAACGCCAGGAAGGCCGCGAGGTTGGTGAGGAAATTGATGACGCGGGCGTTGCCGCTGCCGGTGACGAAATCGAAGTACAGAAAACGCACGAACACGAACATCAGAAAAGTTCCGGTGCCGGGGCCAAAGAAACCGTCGTAGACGCCGATGGCGAACATGGCCGGCAGGGCAATCAAGAAGGTGCGGTGGGTCAGGCCCTCGTAGCGGCCTGAGAGGCCGAGTTTCCGGTTCGTCACGACCAGCACGCCGACCAGCAGGATAAGCGCGGCGATGATGTTGCGAAACAGCTCGTCATCGTCAAATCCCAGCACCAGCCGCGCTCCGAGGGTGCTGCCGAGCAGGGCGACGGGCGCGATTCGCAAGATGAGTGCCCGGTCGACGTGGCCTTTGCGCCAGAACTGCACAGACGCGGTGGCACCGCCAAAAATTGCCAGCAGTTTGTTGGTCGCGACGACCTGCGCCGGAGAGAGGCCCATGAAGTACAGGGTTGGAATGGTGATGATGCCGCCTCCACCGGCAATGGCGTCGACAAAACCAGCCAGGAAGGCCAGCGGCAGGGCAAACAGGAGCACGCTCGGGTCTGGCACCGGGGTACGTTAGCAGCTTTGCGAAGCATTTTGCCGGGCACAGAAGTGAAAGAGGAGGTCGGGTATCCCGACCTCCTCTTCCGGATAAAGGTACCGTACTGTTCTCGGTGACTCGGCCTATTTGGCGATCAGCACCAGCACACTGCGGCCGCACAGGCCGTACGTCGCGTACTCTCCCCCGACGTTGGAGGCGGCATTCAGGTCCACCTGACTGCTGCCTTCCGCCCAGGGGCAGGTGTCGGTCACGCGGTACCAGCTCTTGCCGGCGCCCGGCCACGGCAGGGTGAAATTGACGCTGCCCGACCAGCCGTTGTAGGCCACGTAGATCGCACTGGCAGAATCACCGAACTCGGTACCGTCGATGCGGTAAGCGAGGGCGTGGTTGGCGGCGTCATTCCAGTAGGTGCTGTCGGGCACCTGACCGTCAGGCTTGAACCAGCGCAGCTGCTCCATGACGTTGCCGTTGGTGTCCGCGCTCGAGTAGAAGCTGGCCGGACGCAGGGCCGGGTGGGCTTTGCGGAAGGCGATCATGTTCTGCGCGTAAGACTTGAAGTTCGTCTGGTCGGTATTGAGGGAATAATTCAGCCAGTTGGCGCCCGAATCGAGGTTGTAGGGATTGTTGTTGCAGTTCACGCCACGCAGGAATTCGTCACCGCCGGTCAGCATGGGCGTGCCGGCATTCAGCATCAGGAAGGCCAGGCCGTTGCGGGCGGCTTTGCGCTGGTCACTCGCGACACCCGCCTGATCCCAGCTGTTGTTGTGGTCCTCCCCGCCGTCGCTGGGGCCGTACGGCCAGGCCTGAGAGTTGTTCTTGTTGTTGCAGGAATACAGATCCTTGAGGGTGAAGCCGTCGTGCGCGACCATGAAGTTCACGCTGTTCCAGGGCTTGCGGCCATCATCCCCGTACAGGTCGCTCGAGCCCGCGAAGCGCGTGGCGAGCTGGGCGGGCGTGACACTTTCGGAGCCGAGTTTGTTCTGGTCTTTGCGCAGCAGATCGCGGTAATAGCCGTTCCATTCGCTCCAGCCACTCGGGAAGTTGCCCACCTGATAGGAGTTGCCGCCAATTGCCCAGGGTTCGGCGATCAGGTCCACGCCGCTGCCTCCTCCCGCCGGGCGGGGGGGAACGTCACGCACGATGCGGTTGAGGGCCGTGTTGGAATCGAGCTTGTCGTAATTGAAGCAGCCCTTGGTACAGGTATTTCCGAGAACGCTGGCCAGGTCGAAGCGGTAACCGTCGACGCCGAGCTCGTCACGCCAGTACTTCAGCGAATCGACGATCAGGTTCTGCGCCACCGGGTTGTAGGTGTTGTAGTTTCCGCCGACGCCGGTGTTGTCGTAGTAGTACTGGTTGTCGCTCGTGAGTTCGTAATAGGTGGGGTTGTCCAGCCCGCGCCAGGAGATGATGTTCGCGACGCTGGGGTCGGTGCTGGTATAGGTACCGCCCTCACCGGTGTGGTTGTACACCACGTCGATGAAGACCTTGATGCCCCGGTCGTGGAAGGCTTTGACCATGGCCTTGAATTCCCTGGTGGGCCCACCGGCGCTTTTGTCGCAGCTGTAGCGACGGTCGGGCGCGAAGTAGTTGAGGGTCATGTACCCCCAGTAATTGTCACCGCTGGTGCTGGTCGATGAGCGCCCGGTCGCGCTGTCGTTCGCGTCGTTGGCGTCGTTGTCGGTTTCCTGCACCGGCAGGAATTCCACGGCAGTCACACCAAGCGACTGCAGGGCGGCGGCTTTCGCGCCCGCGCCCGCGTAGGTACCGGCGCAGCTGACGCTGCTGTCACCCTTGCTGAGGCCGCGCAGGTGGACTTCGTAGATCACGTCGTCCTTGAGGGCGCGGCTTGGTTTGGTGCCGTAACTGCTGGTGTCGCTGGCCAGTACGATGCCTTTGGAGGCCACCACACCGCTGTCCTTGAGCCGGTGATCCGCGCCGGAGGCGTACACGGTGCCAGAGTAGTTTCCGCTGCTGGGGCTGATGGGGTCGTGGCTGATTTCCAGCGCGTAAGGATCGAGCAGCAGCTTGTTGGGATTGAAGCGGTTGCCGTTTGCGTCCACGTCCGTTACGAAACCGGCGCTGCTGCCCTTGGTCCAGGAGCTGGAATAGGTCCAGTTGGGCCCCCAGGCCCGGTAGCCGTAATACACCGGGCCGGTGATGCCGTAGGTGTTCTTGAGGGTATCGACCGAGACGGTGGAGCTCCAGACGTTGGTGGTGGTGTTTTTTGTCAGCACGTAGCGGACTTTTTCCTGTTGCCCGCTGGCGGCGGCGTACAGGTAGACCTCGATGCGCGAAGCGCGCGAGGAATACACCCGGAAGGTGATGTGTGACGTGCCGGTGGCCGTGCCACTGGAGTCGGTGTACCGCGCACCGAGCGAGGTTGGACTGAGCGCCTGGGCGGTGAGCGTGTCCGGTGAGGTGGGCGTGGTGTCCTGGGTTCCGCACGCCGCGAGAAGGAAAACAAGGGTCAGACCGAGGCCGGGTGTCCGCATACACGCTCCTGTGCTGTGCGGACAAATACTGGCTGCCGCACGGTGTTTCTTGTCTGTTCGGGGTAGCTTAACATTCCGCGCCCTCTGCCCTGACCTTGAGCGTTCGTCAATACAGCTCGCCCCGTTCGGCGCCCCCTCCGTGCCTGGTACGCTTGAATGTGAGGTGGTATGGGCGCAGCGGCTGGAACGGAAAGCGACCTCAGCGCAAACGACCTGCAATTTCTGAGACGCGCCATCGCCCTGAGCGCCAGGGCCAGGGCTGCCGGGAAGCATCCTTTTGGGGCGCTGGTCGTGGACGCGGAGGGTCGAATCGTCTCGGAGGCGGTGAACGACTCGCTGCCCCCCGCAGGTGATCCGACACGGCATGCCGAAATGCTCGCGGTGGCGCAGGCGGCACGCCTGCGCACCCCGGCGCAGTTGCAGTCTTCGACGCTCTACAGCAGCGCGGAGCCGTGTTGCATGTGTGCCGGGGCCATCTACTGGTGCAACGTCGGACGGGTGGTGTACGCCCTGTCCGAGGAGCGGCTGCTTGGCCTCACAGGGGACCACCCGGAAAATCCGACGTTCGCGTTGCCCTGCCGGGAGGTGTTCGCGCATGGCCAACGCGCCGTCCGGGTGCTGGGCCCTGCGCTGCAGGACGAAGCCGCCGAGATGCACCGGGAATTCTGGATTGGGCGATAGGAAGGCGTGCGGTTCAGTCGTACGGGGCGAAAATTCGCGGCGATGTCGGTGGATGAGAATTTCACGCGCAAGCTGAAGATGAACGCGGCTTCATGGTTGAAGAACTGCCCGATCTGTAAGACGCCCGGCGCAAAAGATGCCGCCAGGCAGCCTTCCCGAGAACCAAAAGCATTCATCCAGCAGACAGGGAAACAACACAATACACCGCAAGCATGAGTTTCTTTTCGGGATGGTCAATGGCCGCGACGTCGCAAATCATTTTCATTTCGTATTGTGAGATTCTTAACAACGACGAGAAGCTCAGTTGAGCGGCGCGCTTCTCTGCTTGCCTGTGCAGACTTTCCCAACAGCTTTTCATTGCCCACAGCAGGACGCTTTGCCCGCTGAGGAGAATTCATGCCGTACCCGATTCGCACGACCCTGGCCATGATCGGTCTCACCGCCCTGCTTGCCAGTTGCACAAGCGCCGGTCAGCCTCCCGGTGTTCAGGGTGTTCAGGGCCCCCCGGCGCCTTCCCCCGTGGCGCCTAGCCCAGCTGCCGGAACGCCGGGGCAGGCATCCGACTTGCGCCCTGTCCGGGCGACCAGTGCGAACGTTCCGCGGGACCGTGGCTTCAGTGAAAGCAATGCCTGGGACGACGATCTGGGCACTGGCTGGGGCACTGAAACGGCCGACGAGTGGATTCGTTTCGATCTCGGCACCGAGAAGACCATCGAGGCTCTTTCGCTGGCCTGGCAGCACGGTGACCAGCGCGTCGCCCACTTCGACCTTGAACTGTCCACCGACGGCGATCGCTGGACCCCGGCGCGTCGTCTGTACAGCAGTGGCACCACGCCGAGCCTGGAGCGGTACGAAATCGGCGGACAGCACGCCCGCTTTCTCCGCGTCACCAACCGCGGCAACTCCGAAGACTCCTCGATTGGCATCACCGAGGTGCGAATTCACAGCGTCCGCGGAGCAGCGGGCAACGTCTCCGGCACAGAAGAGCGGACCTACTTCGTGGATTGCCATACCGGCAAGGACAGCCACGCCGGTACCACCAGCGAGCAGGCCTGGAAGAGCCTGAGCAAGGTCAATGCGAGTGCCCTGAAACCCGGCGACCGGCTGCTGCTCAAGCGGGGCTGCAGCTGGGAGGGGCCACTCCATGCCCGCTGGAGCGGGCGCAGTGACGCCCCGATCGTCATCGACGTCTATGGGCAGGGTGAAGCACCCCTGATCCGCAATGGCCGACCCGGCGCGGTCGTCATTGCAGGCTCACATCAGATCATCCAGAACCTGCGCGTCACGGCCGACCGGCCACCCCGGCGTGACACCGGGCGCTGCAACGGACCGCTGGGCTGGCATGCCGGTTTCGCTTTCACGAGTGGCAGCCGCCACAACACCCTGCAGAACAGCCAGGCATCCGGCCTGACCGCCGGCGTGCACCTCGAAAGCGGCAGCACCCACAACAGGGTGCTGCGCAACCAGCTGACGAACAACGACGTCATGAGCAAGAACAACCGCGACAACGGCAACAACGACAGCGGCGCCTGGGGTGTGCTGATCAACGGCGACGACAACGAGGTGGCCTACAACTACTTTGAGGGCAACACCGCCTGCAGCGAGGATTACGGGGTCGAAGGTGCGTCCCTGGAGCTGTACTATGCCAAGCGCAACTATTTCCACCACAACACCTCGATCAACGACACCACCTTCGCGGAGCTGGGTGGGTCCCGCCGTGACCGCAGCGAACACAACCGCTTCGAGTACAACCTCTACGCGCCCCTGGACACGAACGGGCGCGGCGAGGCACTGGTGATTCGCGGTCACAAAAGCGACTGGGGAGGCAATCCCGGGACAGTCTTCAATCACAACACCGTCTACAACAGCAATGTCGGCGTTTACTGCGGCGACGGGTGCAACCGGAGCATCCTGACCCTGAAAAACAACATCATCGTGACCCGCGCCGGGGCCACCAAAGACACCCTGTGGACCGATGGTCCCATCGACGAGAGCGGCAATGTCTTCTGGCAGCTCGACGGGGAGCGCAGGGTGTTTATCGAGGGCCAGCAACTGACGGCTTCCTCGACGTGGGGTGACCCAAAGCTGACCGATCCCCGGCAGCGCAAGTTCGAGCCGAGCCCTGAAGCACCCAACCGCCGTGCGGGCGCCCTGCCCCTGCCCTGAACTTCGCCCCTATGGCGAGATCCCGGCTCACTGTCCCGGTTG
The Deinococcus peraridilitoris DSM 19664 genome window above contains:
- a CDS encoding isoamylase, translating into MRTPGLGLTLVFLLAACGTQDTTPTSPDTLTAQALSPTSLGARYTDSSGTATGTSHITFRVYSSRASRIEVYLYAAASGQQEKVRYVLTKNTTTNVWSSTVSVDTLKNTYGITGPVYYGYRAWGPNWTYSSSWTKGSSAGFVTDVDANGNRFNPNKLLLDPYALEISHDPISPSSGNYSGTVYASGADHRLKDSGVVASKGIVLASDTSSYGTKPSRALKDDVIYEVHLRGLSKGDSSVSCAGTYAGAGAKAAALQSLGVTAVEFLPVQETDNDANDANDSATGRSSTSTSGDNYWGYMTLNYFAPDRRYSCDKSAGGPTREFKAMVKAFHDRGIKVFIDVVYNHTGEGGTYTSTDPSVANIISWRGLDNPTYYELTSDNQYYYDNTGVGGNYNTYNPVAQNLIVDSLKYWRDELGVDGYRFDLASVLGNTCTKGCFNYDKLDSNTALNRIVRDVPPRPAGGGSGVDLIAEPWAIGGNSYQVGNFPSGWSEWNGYYRDLLRKDQNKLGSESVTPAQLATRFAGSSDLYGDDGRKPWNSVNFMVAHDGFTLKDLYSCNNKNNSQAWPYGPSDGGEDHNNSWDQAGVASDQRKAARNGLAFLMLNAGTPMLTGGDEFLRGVNCNNNPYNLDSGANWLNYSLNTDQTNFKSYAQNMIAFRKAHPALRPASFYSSADTNGNVMEQLRWFKPDGQVPDSTYWNDAANHALAYRIDGTEFGDSASAIYVAYNGWSGSVNFTLPWPGAGKSWYRVTDTCPWAEGSSQVDLNAASNVGGEYATYGLCGRSVLVLIAK
- a CDS encoding sulfite exporter TauE/SafE family protein, which encodes MPDPSVLLFALPLAFLAGFVDAIAGGGGIITIPTLYFMGLSPAQVVATNKLLAIFGGATASVQFWRKGHVDRALILRIAPVALLGSTLGARLVLGFDDDELFRNIIAALILLVGVLVVTNRKLGLSGRYEGLTHRTFLIALPAMFAIGVYDGFFGPGTGTFLMFVFVRFLYFDFVTGSGNARVINFLTNLAAFLAFLLSGAMVWWIGLPMGIANALGAALGARMAILRGSTFVRVVYLGIVLLVVVRLLTAG
- a CDS encoding nucleoside deaminase, yielding MGAAAGTESDLSANDLQFLRRAIALSARARAAGKHPFGALVVDAEGRIVSEAVNDSLPPAGDPTRHAEMLAVAQAARLRTPAQLQSSTLYSSAEPCCMCAGAIYWCNVGRVVYALSEERLLGLTGDHPENPTFALPCREVFAHGQRAVRVLGPALQDEAAEMHREFWIGR
- a CDS encoding discoidin domain-containing protein produces the protein MPYPIRTTLAMIGLTALLASCTSAGQPPGVQGVQGPPAPSPVAPSPAAGTPGQASDLRPVRATSANVPRDRGFSESNAWDDDLGTGWGTETADEWIRFDLGTEKTIEALSLAWQHGDQRVAHFDLELSTDGDRWTPARRLYSSGTTPSLERYEIGGQHARFLRVTNRGNSEDSSIGITEVRIHSVRGAAGNVSGTEERTYFVDCHTGKDSHAGTTSEQAWKSLSKVNASALKPGDRLLLKRGCSWEGPLHARWSGRSDAPIVIDVYGQGEAPLIRNGRPGAVVIAGSHQIIQNLRVTADRPPRRDTGRCNGPLGWHAGFAFTSGSRHNTLQNSQASGLTAGVHLESGSTHNRVLRNQLTNNDVMSKNNRDNGNNDSGAWGVLINGDDNEVAYNYFEGNTACSEDYGVEGASLELYYAKRNYFHHNTSINDTTFAELGGSRRDRSEHNRFEYNLYAPLDTNGRGEALVIRGHKSDWGGNPGTVFNHNTVYNSNVGVYCGDGCNRSILTLKNNIIVTRAGATKDTLWTDGPIDESGNVFWQLDGERRVFIEGQQLTASSTWGDPKLTDPRQRKFEPSPEAPNRRAGALPLP
- a CDS encoding TerD family protein, producing MAVSLKKGGNVSLTKEAPTMKRLTLGLGWDPRKTDGQKFDLDAMVFLLGANGQVRSDADFIFFNNTQSTDGSVVHAGDNRSGEGEGDDETIEINLEKVPSDVDKIVASVVIYEGQANNQNFGMVDKAYIRVVNADGGTEVARYDLTEDGGTVTAMIFGELYRHNGEWKFKARGEGYDAGFQALVKSYGVNV
- a CDS encoding TerD family protein → MTQLQRGQRVPLSALITSSTFELRASITGDAHEYDVACFLLDEHDKVPGDEHIVFYNQDASPDGSVRYANFQGETRFTVDLKRVNHRVHKMVLTVTPDGGELRGVRRGEVSILQGSEARASYTFSGTDFPTERAIMVLELYKRNGEWRAAAVGQGFSGGLAALVAHFGSSVSAPPTPPVPSANPPMVDVNRPASAQKNNPAGSIDTRRPERPPSSGPPVSLTKVTLHKQGDSARISLSKGQQVVHVNLNWTQQAARGGFFGRASGSADLDLGCMFEMEDGSSGVMQALGRNLGCSGTFPYIYIDQDDRSGVSANGENLYVEKPDLIRRVLIFAFIYEGTSNFRDVNAHMTLKDTAGNEVKLNLDNPSSSATFCAVALLEKQGNQLMVRKEERYFAGHKQCDEHYVFGFQWTRGSK
- a CDS encoding VWA domain-containing protein, translating into MTTPVQLSRGEKRKLTDLGASQTLSVTFDAGLPGADVSVFGLDGDRKLRNDTYFVFYNQPRSPHGEITTDAQPSSAHASFTLDLAQLPPTVTRLMFVATHDDTPFSRAGTGTWSLRSNGQELARYAYQGADFQAEKAVMVAEVYQHAGEWRVAAVGQGFNGGLDALLVSFGGEVAADAPAPPTPAPAPTAPVDLKKQARVRLDKEIQHSAPQLVSLVKQAQVSLQKKGLDEHTARMALVLDISGSMQGLYANGTVQRVVEKALALGSRFDDDGRIDVFLFGVNAQYAGEVSVRDVTGYVNRLMRTTRLEGGTQYGKAMQLLRRHYFGDAVKRKQPFEQSLPVYVMFVTDGETQGQDVAVQQLMDGSYEPLFYKFLGVGHERFQFLQRLDDLRGRLIDNADFVAVNDIDRVGDAELYDRLVQEYPEFLRSAKAHRMLPQGLR